The following are from one region of the Silene latifolia isolate original U9 population chromosome 9, ASM4854445v1, whole genome shotgun sequence genome:
- the LOC141601662 gene encoding protein FAR-RED IMPAIRED RESPONSE 1-like → MKFAPFTEIDNHKKSIAFGCVLLDHEDDDSFIWAFQQFLKAMGGKEPNYIISDQDAGIINTIQCVLEYLTFVKLVIYLVNLGTLFVILEVYFVNHRACFVNLSAVFKKARHRFCMWHIMKKVTDKVGSTICKETDFLSHLNNVVWSEDLEPEEFEENWAKVISEFSLEENKWLTNKHNLKLLEAQSHNSMPETLFGSNWEAHAVKVYTHEVFFDFQEEVKFSVNACNVCGYTLPDPVTNFEFSIVEDANKQKRYAVEYNRRTVDVRCACKLFERKRILCNHIIWICSGKFKEIPEKYILRRWSKNALKNPVYNLNGNLLENYDLTGNSKF, encoded by the exons atgaaattTGCGCCTTTCACTGAGATTGACAATCACAAAAAGTCAATAGCATTTGGATGCGTGCTTTTAGATCATGAAGACGATGACTCATTTATTTGGGCATTTCAGCAGTTCCTGAAAGCAATGGGTGGCAAAGAACCCAATTACATCATCAGTGACCAAGATGCCGGAATAATAAATACGATTCAGTGTGTTTTGGAATATCTTACTTTTGTGAAACTGgttatttatttggtgaatctaggAACATTATTCGTGATTCTtgaagtttattttgtgaatcatagagcgtGTTTTGTGAACTTATCTg CCGTGTTCAAAAAAGCAAGACATCgcttttgcatgtggcacattatgAAGAAAGTAACAGACAAGGTTGGGAGCACAATTTGCAAAGAGACTGATTTCTTAAGTCATCTGAACAATGTTGTCTGGAGCGAGGACTTGGAGCCTGAGGAATTTGAAGAGAATTGGGCTAAGGTCATTAGCGAGTTTTCGTTAGAAGAAAATAAATGGTTGACTAACAA GCACAATCTAAAGCTTCTTGAAGCACAGAGCCACAACTCAATGCCTGAAACCCTATTCGGGTCAAACTGGGAGGCCCATGCAGTGAAGGTCTATACACATGAAGTGTTCTTTGACTTCCAAGAGGAGGTTAAATTTTCGGTAAATGCGTGTAATGTTTGTGGATACACCCTACCAGATCCAGTAACTAACTTTGAATTTTCAATTGTTGAGGACgcaaacaagcaaaagagataTGCAGTTGAGTATAATAGGAGAACAGTGGATGTCCGTTGTGCATGTAAATTGTTTGAAAGGAAACGCATCTTATGCAACCACATCATTTGGATTTGCtcgggaaagtttaaggaaataCCTGAGAAATACATTTTGCGTAGGTGGAGTAAGAATGCACTCAAAAACCCGGTTTATAATTTGAATGGAAATCTGCTGGAAAACTATGATCTTACTGGTAATAGTAAATTTTGA